One segment of Pontibacter akesuensis DNA contains the following:
- a CDS encoding Crp/Fnr family transcriptional regulator, which produces MESTHKNILLQQFPQFELPLAKDILQNSNIKKLAAGEEALRTGQYIRSTVLLLSGLLKVYREDDEGNEFLLYYLEPGNACALSMMCTAREEQSQIRVKAVDASEIVLIPSHLSEAWLAKYKSWHHFVIASYRQRFEELLQTLDSIAFKALDERLLFYLKRHVQVSGNEIRLSHQQIASELNSSREVISRLLKKLEQARAITLHRNYIEVHNLTAV; this is translated from the coding sequence ATGGAAAGTACACACAAGAACATACTATTGCAGCAATTCCCGCAGTTTGAACTGCCTCTTGCCAAAGACATCCTGCAAAACAGCAATATTAAAAAGCTTGCTGCGGGAGAAGAGGCCCTTCGAACGGGGCAGTACATCAGATCAACCGTGCTGCTGCTGAGCGGACTGCTGAAAGTATACCGCGAAGACGATGAGGGCAATGAGTTTCTGCTGTACTACCTGGAGCCCGGAAATGCCTGCGCCCTCTCTATGATGTGTACCGCGCGTGAGGAGCAAAGCCAGATCAGGGTAAAGGCCGTAGACGCATCAGAAATAGTGTTGATTCCTTCGCACCTCTCTGAGGCTTGGCTGGCCAAGTATAAATCCTGGCATCACTTCGTGATAGCCTCTTACCGCCAGCGTTTCGAAGAGCTGCTGCAAACGCTGGACAGTATCGCTTTCAAGGCCCTTGACGAACGGCTGCTATTCTACCTGAAGCGCCACGTGCAGGTAAGTGGGAACGAGATCAGGCTTTCCCATCAGCAAATCGCCAGTGAACTGAACAGCTCCCGGGAGGTAATCTCCAGATTACTTAAAAAGCTGGAGCAGGCCCGTGCCATCACTTTGCACCGGAACTACATCGAGGTGCACAACCTGACAGCAGTATAG
- a CDS encoding YeeE/YedE family protein — translation MKSLKFILAGILFGIVMSKSEAISWFRIQEMFRFQSFHMYGIIGTAVLLGTVVTYLIKKYKLRDFQGNPILFTPKEMSVPRYLVGGTIFGLGWALTGACPGPMFVNIGHSYWAILVAIGGALAGTYVYGVVRDRLPH, via the coding sequence ATGAAAAGTTTGAAATTTATACTTGCCGGCATACTTTTCGGCATCGTGATGAGCAAATCGGAAGCGATTTCCTGGTTCAGGATTCAGGAGATGTTCCGCTTCCAGTCCTTTCACATGTATGGTATCATCGGAACGGCTGTTTTACTGGGTACAGTCGTTACCTACCTGATCAAGAAGTATAAACTGCGCGATTTCCAGGGAAACCCCATCTTATTCACGCCAAAGGAAATGTCTGTTCCGCGCTACCTTGTTGGGGGAACGATCTTCGGGTTGGGTTGGGCCCTCACCGGCGCGTGCCCTGGACCGATGTTTGTGAACATCGGCCATAGTTACTGGGCTATTTTGGTGGCCATCGGGGGCGCATTGGCAGGCACCTATGTGTATGGCGTTGTCAGGGACAGGCTGCCGCACTAA
- a CDS encoding TlpA family protein disulfide reductase: MNKKRFSLKDIPGWAVMLAIFGVLYFTGLHTEVIGQVQRVLLATGIMKADVPEVSTAAGAENTSEPTLANNAEKVGAGFEMVDLNGKAVAFESLRGKVVFLNIWATWCPPCIAEMPNIQSLYDKVGSDNIAFVMLSVDEGGMEKVKKFIDKKGFTFPVYLPVTQLPEELYSSAIPTTFIISPEGTIVARQEGMAAYDTPEVRKFLQSMVKK, translated from the coding sequence ATGAACAAGAAAAGATTCTCATTAAAAGACATACCGGGCTGGGCTGTCATGCTGGCCATTTTCGGGGTGCTATACTTTACGGGCCTGCACACCGAAGTAATTGGCCAGGTGCAGCGGGTGTTGCTGGCAACCGGAATCATGAAAGCGGATGTGCCTGAAGTCAGTACGGCTGCAGGGGCTGAGAACACTTCCGAACCCACCTTGGCAAACAACGCAGAAAAGGTAGGCGCCGGCTTTGAGATGGTTGACCTGAACGGCAAAGCCGTGGCTTTCGAAAGTTTGCGGGGCAAGGTGGTTTTCCTGAACATCTGGGCCACCTGGTGCCCGCCCTGCATCGCCGAAATGCCCAACATCCAGAGCCTGTATGATAAAGTGGGTTCAGATAACATTGCTTTTGTGATGCTGTCGGTAGACGAAGGCGGTATGGAGAAAGTGAAGAAGTTTATAGACAAGAAAGGATTCACTTTTCCGGTGTACCTGCCAGTTACCCAACTTCCTGAGGAGCTTTATTCCAGCGCCATCCCCACCACTTTCATCATCTCGCCCGAAGGTACTATCGTAGCCCGGCAGGAAGGAATGGCCGCGTATGACACGCCGGAAGTGCGGAAATTTCTGCAAAGCATGGTGAAGAAGTAA
- a CDS encoding sulfite exporter TauE/SafE family protein yields the protein MEILGYLAAMLIGLSLGLIGGGGSILTVPVLVYLIGLSPVISTAYSLFIVGLTSLVGSYKFYQKGLVSIKTAVVFGLPSLVAVFLTRRYLIPAIPEDLFTVGDLAVTKGVLLMLLFAGLMVFASISMIRKKKTPTKPLDAVDENTAPALLEEQETTAPVGLPEQKFNYAGVLAEGLVVGTLTGLVGAGGGFLIIPALVLFSKLDMKLAVGTSLLIIAVKSLFGFIGDVYNYEIDWVFLGIFSTISISGIFLGTFLSTKIHADKLKTSFGWFVLLMGIYIIIKEIFFA from the coding sequence ATGGAAATATTAGGTTACCTCGCAGCCATGCTCATCGGTTTATCACTCGGCCTGATCGGCGGCGGCGGCTCCATCCTTACCGTGCCCGTACTTGTTTACCTGATCGGCCTTAGCCCCGTCATCTCCACGGCTTATTCGCTGTTTATTGTGGGCCTAACGAGCCTGGTGGGCAGCTACAAATTTTATCAGAAAGGGCTGGTAAGTATAAAAACGGCGGTGGTGTTCGGGTTGCCCTCCCTTGTGGCGGTTTTCCTGACGCGCCGCTACCTGATACCGGCCATTCCGGAAGACCTTTTCACAGTAGGCGATTTGGCGGTAACCAAGGGTGTGCTGCTGATGCTGCTGTTTGCCGGTCTGATGGTGTTTGCTTCTATCAGCATGATCAGAAAGAAGAAAACACCCACAAAGCCCCTTGACGCAGTAGATGAGAATACCGCTCCAGCGCTTTTGGAGGAGCAGGAAACTACGGCACCTGTTGGCCTGCCGGAGCAGAAGTTTAACTATGCCGGTGTTCTGGCAGAAGGTCTGGTGGTAGGTACCCTTACCGGTTTGGTGGGTGCGGGCGGGGGGTTCCTGATCATTCCGGCGCTGGTGCTGTTCAGTAAACTGGATATGAAGTTGGCCGTGGGTACTTCTCTGCTCATCATTGCGGTAAAATCGCTTTTTGGTTTTATCGGCGATGTGTATAACTACGAAATTGACTGGGTCTTTCTTGGCATCTTCTCTACCATCTCCATCTCCGGCATCTTTCTTGGCACGTTCCTCTCCACTAAAATTCATGCAGACAAACTAAAGACCTCATTCGGTTGGTTCGTGCTGCTGATGGGTATCTACATCATCATCAAAGAAATATTTTTCGCCTAG
- a CDS encoding SCO family protein, whose product MNNRNKFSLRHGLGVAAMALVSSMFYSCGSGAAENKTLPIYGEREAVERTVNGQTVTDTIYHQVPAFAFINQDSQRVTEETVAGKIYVSDFFFTSCPSICPKMKSQMLRVYETYKDNPQVVLLSHSIDPQHDTVAVLRDYADRLGIETEKWHLVTGERDSIYDIASQYLVAAQQDAGAEGGFTHGGDFILVDGDRHIRGNYNGTEAEDVDRLIADIKVLLNEKKNEKK is encoded by the coding sequence ATGAACAACCGAAATAAGTTTAGCTTAAGGCATGGCCTTGGCGTCGCTGCGATGGCGCTGGTCTCCTCCATGTTTTACAGCTGCGGCAGTGGCGCTGCCGAAAACAAAACGCTTCCTATTTACGGGGAGCGCGAAGCCGTGGAGCGTACGGTAAACGGCCAGACGGTAACCGACACTATTTACCACCAGGTGCCTGCCTTCGCCTTCATCAACCAGGACAGCCAACGGGTAACCGAGGAAACGGTGGCCGGTAAGATTTATGTGTCGGATTTCTTCTTCACCTCCTGCCCGAGCATCTGCCCTAAAATGAAGAGCCAGATGCTGCGCGTGTACGAAACCTACAAAGACAACCCGCAGGTGGTGCTCCTCTCCCACTCCATCGACCCTCAGCATGACACAGTAGCCGTACTCCGCGACTATGCGGACCGGTTGGGCATCGAAACAGAGAAATGGCACCTGGTAACCGGCGAGCGTGACAGCATTTACGACATCGCTTCGCAATACCTGGTGGCCGCCCAGCAGGACGCAGGCGCCGAAGGAGGGTTTACGCACGGAGGCGACTTTATACTTGTGGATGGCGACCGCCACATCCGGGGCAATTATAACGGCACCGAAGCCGAAGATGTGGACAGGTTGATAGCGGATATCAAGGTGCTGCTGAACGAGAAAAAGAATGAGAAAAAATAG
- a CDS encoding YeeE/YedE family protein has translation MIALLSQPWPWYVSGAVIALVMVLLLFFGKSFGFSSNLRTICAACGAGRHVKFFDFDWRAQIWNLLFLVGAILGGFISAEFLTSNEAVQISQATVQDLRALGISAPDDLQPEEIFGLEALLTVKGFLVLLLGGFAIGFGTRYAGGCTSGHAISGLSNLQLPSLIAVIGFFIGGLITTFVLLPLIF, from the coding sequence ATGATAGCTTTATTAAGCCAGCCCTGGCCGTGGTATGTATCGGGTGCGGTAATAGCACTTGTGATGGTGCTGCTGCTGTTCTTCGGAAAATCATTCGGCTTCTCTTCTAACCTGCGCACCATCTGCGCTGCCTGTGGGGCGGGACGCCATGTAAAGTTCTTCGATTTTGATTGGCGGGCACAGATCTGGAACCTGCTGTTTCTGGTGGGCGCCATTCTGGGCGGCTTTATTTCGGCAGAATTTCTCACGAGCAACGAAGCCGTGCAGATCTCACAAGCCACCGTGCAGGACCTTCGTGCGCTAGGTATTTCTGCCCCGGATGACCTGCAGCCGGAAGAAATCTTTGGCCTGGAAGCGCTGCTGACGGTGAAAGGCTTCCTGGTTTTGCTGCTGGGTGGCTTTGCCATCGGTTTTGGCACCCGCTATGCCGGGGGCTGCACGTCCGGGCACGCCATCAGTGGTCTGTCCAACCTGCAGTTGCCCTCGCTTATAGCGGTAATCGGTTTCTTTATCGGCGGCCTGATCACCACGTTTGTGCTGCTGCCGCTCATTTTCTAA
- a CDS encoding DNA-methyltransferase, whose product MKSGLEAYRNRVIQGDCLDVMQDFPAKSIDMVLCDLPYGTTQNKWDSVIDLEALWAQYERIIKDNGAIVLTSQGVFTARLIMSREKLFKYKIVWIKSKPTNFLNAKKQPLRKHEDICVFYKKQPVYNPQMTPGEPYDKGVRKDQFTGSYGDFKPSHVKSSGERYPNDILFVEEQEADDYVYVKTAEAEGPVVHPTQKPVELGRYLIRTFTKPGDVVLDNACGSGSFLVAAVQEDRSFIGIEKNEDVLLHKVQATDYIKVCEARIKETLQKKPATESTLPLFSK is encoded by the coding sequence ATGAAAAGTGGACTAGAAGCCTATCGGAACCGCGTTATACAAGGCGATTGCCTGGATGTGATGCAGGATTTCCCTGCCAAAAGCATCGACATGGTGCTGTGCGATCTGCCCTACGGCACCACTCAGAATAAATGGGACTCGGTGATAGACCTGGAGGCGCTGTGGGCTCAGTACGAGCGCATCATCAAAGACAACGGAGCCATTGTACTCACCTCACAAGGTGTGTTCACGGCCAGGCTGATCATGAGCAGGGAGAAGCTGTTCAAGTATAAGATTGTCTGGATCAAATCAAAGCCCACTAATTTTCTAAACGCCAAAAAGCAGCCTCTCAGGAAACATGAGGACATCTGTGTGTTCTATAAAAAGCAGCCGGTATACAACCCCCAAATGACACCCGGCGAGCCTTACGACAAAGGGGTGCGCAAAGATCAGTTCACCGGCAGCTACGGCGACTTTAAGCCCAGCCATGTGAAAAGCAGCGGCGAGCGCTACCCGAACGATATTCTGTTTGTGGAAGAGCAGGAAGCCGACGATTACGTGTACGTGAAGACCGCTGAGGCGGAAGGGCCGGTGGTGCACCCCACGCAAAAGCCCGTGGAGCTTGGGCGCTACCTCATCCGAACCTTTACCAAACCCGGTGATGTGGTGCTGGACAATGCCTGCGGAAGCGGTAGTTTTCTGGTTGCAGCCGTGCAGGAAGACAGGAGCTTTATCGGGATAGAGAAGAACGAGGACGTGCTGCTACACAAAGTGCAGGCGACGGACTATATCAAAGTGTGCGAGGCCCGCATCAAGGAAACGCTCCAGAAGAAGCCAGCTACAGAATCTACTCTTCCGCTTTTTTCTAAATAA
- a CDS encoding MBL fold metallo-hydrolase: MKVQQFEDKGLAHYAYAILSENRNEIILIDPARNPQPYYDYAEANNAKIVGIIETHPHADFVSSHLEIHQKTGATIYAHSSVSADYPHQAFDDGDVVQLGEVTLRSIHTPGHSPDGISIVLEHEGKDKAVFTGDTLFIGDVGRPDLRESAGNITAKREELARQMYRSTREKLMKLNNAVLVYPAHGAGTLCGKGLSEANSSTIGAEKLNNYALQQMSEEAFVEVLTEDQPFIPAYFGYDVALNKQGAPAYTLSIEGVPRLEKNFTPAEGAIVVDVRGEKTFKKGHIKGAINIQNGGKFETWLGSIVRPDERYYLLAESDAELDEVISKAAKIGYELLIEGAFVYDTKAGENSTTFSAETFQANKAGYTIVDIRNVSEVKAGKFFDGAINIPLPELRARVHEIPTGKPVVVHCAGGYRSAAGSSILESQLPVDVLDMSEAVTALKQA; encoded by the coding sequence ATGAAGGTACAGCAGTTCGAAGACAAGGGCCTGGCGCATTATGCCTACGCCATCCTAAGCGAAAACAGAAACGAAATCATTCTCATCGACCCTGCGCGCAACCCGCAGCCATATTACGATTACGCAGAGGCCAACAACGCTAAAATAGTTGGGATCATTGAAACGCACCCGCACGCCGACTTTGTCAGCTCCCACCTGGAAATTCACCAGAAAACAGGCGCCACTATTTATGCGCACAGCTCGGTTAGTGCCGATTACCCGCACCAAGCATTTGATGACGGTGATGTAGTACAGTTGGGTGAGGTAACACTCAGGTCCATTCACACGCCCGGCCACTCCCCTGATGGCATCAGCATTGTGCTGGAGCATGAGGGCAAAGACAAAGCTGTGTTTACAGGCGATACCCTGTTTATTGGCGACGTAGGCCGCCCGGACCTGCGCGAGAGTGCCGGCAACATAACGGCAAAGCGCGAGGAGCTTGCCCGCCAAATGTACCGCAGCACCCGCGAAAAGCTGATGAAGCTAAACAATGCGGTGCTCGTATACCCGGCACACGGCGCAGGAACGCTTTGCGGCAAAGGCCTGAGTGAGGCCAACAGCAGCACCATTGGCGCAGAGAAACTGAACAACTATGCACTGCAGCAAATGAGCGAGGAGGCCTTTGTAGAAGTACTGACAGAAGACCAACCGTTCATACCCGCTTATTTCGGCTACGATGTAGCGCTGAACAAGCAGGGAGCCCCGGCCTACACCCTAAGTATAGAAGGCGTGCCAAGGCTGGAGAAAAACTTCACACCGGCGGAAGGCGCCATTGTTGTGGATGTTCGCGGGGAGAAAACCTTTAAGAAGGGGCACATCAAAGGAGCCATTAACATTCAGAACGGCGGCAAGTTTGAAACTTGGCTCGGGAGCATCGTGCGCCCGGACGAGCGCTATTACCTGCTTGCTGAAAGCGATGCTGAGCTGGACGAGGTAATCAGCAAAGCCGCCAAAATTGGGTATGAGTTGCTGATAGAGGGCGCCTTTGTGTATGATACCAAAGCTGGCGAAAATAGTACCACATTCAGCGCGGAAACATTTCAGGCAAACAAGGCTGGCTATACCATTGTGGATATCCGGAACGTCTCAGAAGTAAAGGCGGGCAAGTTTTTCGATGGCGCCATCAACATTCCCTTACCGGAACTGCGCGCCCGTGTCCATGAAATACCTACAGGCAAGCCTGTGGTGGTGCATTGCGCCGGTGGCTACCGCTCCGCAGCAGGCAGCAGCATCCTTGAAAGTCAGCTACCGGTTGACGTACTGGATATGAGTGAGGCTGTTACTGCATTAAAGCAAGCCTGA
- a CDS encoding DUF4397 domain-containing protein has protein sequence MHSLFSKSFAGKVTLLLFSVISFSLTGCLDNDVETPEPTPTTYFSLYHGSPDAPDFDIYIDNQLLNRQPFKYTSYTGYLPFKPDSYGIKFTSVNAADAFVDSTLTFEDGKAYSVFAINKLDDLELLAVQDVIPQLAAGKAGIRVVHLSPDAAPLDITTTGTAGNVLTSDLAFKEITSFMPVDASKYNLEIKSADTGETLVTVTNATFAAGANYTLIIRGFKTPPSGNANTLHAQLIRNL, from the coding sequence ATGCACAGCCTTTTCAGTAAATCATTTGCAGGCAAAGTTACTCTGTTGCTTTTCAGTGTTATTTCATTTTCGCTGACTGGGTGCCTCGACAACGACGTGGAAACGCCTGAACCAACGCCGACAACATATTTTTCACTCTATCATGGTTCCCCGGATGCCCCTGACTTCGACATCTACATCGATAACCAGTTACTGAACCGGCAGCCTTTCAAGTACACCAGTTACACAGGTTACCTGCCTTTTAAACCGGACAGCTACGGCATTAAGTTTACATCCGTGAACGCGGCTGACGCTTTTGTAGACTCCACCCTTACATTTGAAGACGGAAAGGCCTATTCTGTGTTTGCCATCAACAAGCTTGACGATCTGGAGCTCCTTGCGGTGCAGGACGTGATACCGCAGCTTGCCGCTGGCAAAGCGGGTATACGCGTGGTGCACCTCTCTCCGGACGCCGCTCCCCTTGACATTACAACCACGGGAACGGCTGGCAATGTGCTGACCTCCGACCTGGCGTTTAAGGAGATCACTTCCTTCATGCCTGTGGATGCTAGCAAGTATAACCTGGAGATAAAGTCAGCCGATACCGGGGAGACACTGGTAACGGTAACTAATGCCACCTTCGCTGCGGGTGCCAACTACACCCTGATCATCCGTGGGTTCAAAACTCCACCCTCCGGAAACGCCAATACCTTGCACGCCCAGTTAATCCGTAACCTATAG
- a CDS encoding c-type cytochrome, with amino-acid sequence MRKNRLTALALGAFALTTLTQCFTEKQDEGKRLYVQQCQSCHLEDGSGLRGLIPPIAKADYLENHRDQLPCLIRHGIAGPMVVNGKEYNKEMPGVDLREDQITNLLNYIQTNYGNNNKRYTFEEVEQLLSDCPVQH; translated from the coding sequence ATGAGAAAAAATAGGCTGACGGCGCTGGCCCTGGGGGCCTTTGCCCTGACTACCCTGACTCAGTGCTTCACCGAAAAGCAGGATGAGGGCAAGCGCCTTTACGTGCAGCAGTGCCAGAGCTGCCACCTGGAGGATGGCAGTGGCCTTCGTGGCCTGATCCCGCCCATCGCCAAGGCTGATTACCTCGAAAACCACCGCGACCAGCTGCCCTGCCTTATCCGCCATGGCATAGCAGGCCCCATGGTAGTGAACGGGAAAGAATACAACAAGGAAATGCCCGGTGTGGATTTGCGGGAGGACCAGATCACGAACCTGCTCAACTACATCCAAACCAATTACGGTAACAACAACAAGCGCTACACTTTTGAGGAGGTGGAGCAGTTACTAAGCGATTGCCCTGTGCAGCACTAG
- a CDS encoding GNAT family N-acetyltransferase yields MNITVRNAAPIDANAICSLSKQLGYEATVSETAARLKVLADSKTDAVFVAVSDDLVVGWVHAFYATRLESAAFVEIGGLVVDANIRGAGTGKLLVQNAIAWAQTHNVRNVRVRTNTLRLETHQFYQKIGFTQTKEQKVYDRRV; encoded by the coding sequence ATGAACATTACGGTACGAAACGCCGCCCCAATAGACGCAAACGCTATCTGCAGCCTCTCAAAGCAGTTGGGCTACGAAGCCACCGTGTCTGAGACGGCGGCACGGCTCAAAGTGCTTGCCGACAGCAAAACGGATGCTGTGTTCGTTGCTGTTTCCGATGATCTTGTCGTTGGATGGGTGCACGCTTTTTACGCCACGCGCCTGGAGTCCGCTGCTTTTGTGGAGATTGGAGGGCTGGTAGTAGACGCGAACATCAGAGGCGCAGGAACCGGAAAGCTATTGGTTCAGAATGCAATTGCATGGGCGCAAACGCATAACGTGCGCAATGTCAGGGTCAGGACAAACACGCTGCGCCTCGAAACGCACCAGTTCTATCAGAAGATCGGGTTCACTCAAACAAAGGAGCAGAAAGTGTACGACCGCCGGGTATAG
- a CDS encoding peptide chain release factor 3 yields the protein MIPEEILRRRTFAIISHPDAGKTTLTEKLLLFGGAINTAGAVKSNKITKAATSDFLEIEKQRGISVATSVMGFEYAGHKVNILDTPGHKDFAEDTYRTLSAVDSVILVVDCVKGVEEQTRRLMEVCRMRNTPVIVFINKMDREGRDPYELLDELERELNIHVRPLSWPIGIGSTFKGVYNIYDKELRLFTPNKTKRSENIVAVGDITDSAVDDFIGTKPAETLREDVAFLEEYYEDFNLELYQEGYLAPVFFGSAIYNFGVGELLDTFVKVAPAPQPTEASQREVRPEENAFSGFIFKIHANLDPNHRDRIAFCRICSGKFERNKLYYHTRLDKKVRFSSPTSFMANEKSLLEEAWPGDVVGLYDSGYFKIGDTLTEGEVLQYKGIPSFSPEIFREVVNKDPFKTKQLEKGIRQLTDEGVAQLFLQQPGSRKIIGTVGELQFDVIKFRLLQEYGATCDLYSLNYHKACWITSDDKDILSRFISLKGSQIAYDKDENPVFFADTAWTLRSVQEHYPAIKFHLTSDFKFDAVK from the coding sequence ATGATACCGGAAGAAATTCTGCGCAGGCGCACTTTTGCCATTATCAGCCACCCCGATGCGGGCAAGACAACCCTTACCGAGAAACTACTCTTGTTCGGGGGAGCCATCAACACGGCCGGAGCCGTGAAAAGCAATAAAATTACTAAGGCCGCCACCTCCGACTTCCTGGAGATAGAGAAACAGCGTGGTATTTCGGTGGCTACTTCGGTGATGGGCTTTGAGTATGCCGGCCACAAAGTGAACATCCTCGACACACCCGGCCACAAGGATTTTGCCGAAGACACTTACCGTACCCTCTCCGCCGTGGATAGTGTGATTCTGGTGGTGGACTGCGTGAAAGGTGTGGAAGAGCAAACGCGCCGGCTGATGGAAGTATGCCGCATGCGCAACACGCCCGTTATCGTTTTCATCAACAAAATGGACCGCGAAGGCCGTGACCCCTACGAGTTGCTGGACGAACTGGAAAGAGAGCTGAACATCCACGTGCGCCCCCTGAGCTGGCCCATCGGCATTGGCAGCACGTTTAAGGGCGTGTACAATATCTATGATAAGGAACTCCGCCTCTTCACGCCGAACAAAACCAAGCGCTCAGAAAACATAGTTGCCGTGGGCGACATTACCGACAGTGCGGTGGATGACTTTATCGGCACAAAACCAGCCGAGACGCTACGGGAGGATGTGGCTTTTCTGGAGGAGTATTACGAGGATTTTAACCTGGAGCTGTACCAGGAAGGGTACCTGGCACCGGTGTTCTTCGGAAGCGCCATCTACAATTTCGGGGTGGGCGAGCTGCTGGATACCTTTGTGAAGGTAGCGCCGGCACCGCAGCCAACTGAGGCCTCTCAGCGCGAAGTACGCCCCGAGGAAAATGCCTTCAGCGGCTTCATTTTCAAGATACACGCCAACCTCGATCCCAACCACCGCGACCGCATCGCTTTCTGCCGCATTTGCTCGGGCAAGTTTGAACGCAACAAACTGTACTACCATACCAGGCTTGATAAGAAGGTGCGCTTTTCCAGCCCCACCAGCTTTATGGCAAACGAGAAGAGCCTGCTGGAAGAGGCCTGGCCAGGCGACGTGGTGGGCCTCTACGACAGCGGCTACTTCAAAATCGGCGATACGCTGACCGAGGGCGAGGTGCTGCAGTACAAGGGCATTCCTAGCTTTTCGCCCGAGATATTCCGCGAGGTGGTGAACAAGGACCCCTTCAAGACAAAGCAACTGGAGAAAGGCATCCGGCAGCTGACAGACGAGGGCGTGGCGCAGCTTTTTCTGCAGCAACCGGGCAGCCGCAAAATCATCGGCACGGTGGGCGAACTGCAGTTCGACGTGATCAAGTTCCGGCTGCTGCAGGAATACGGGGCCACCTGCGACCTGTACTCGCTCAACTACCATAAAGCCTGCTGGATCACGTCAGACGACAAAGATATACTCAGCCGCTTTATCTCTTTAAAAGGCAGCCAGATTGCATACGACAAAGATGAAAACCCCGTGTTCTTCGCCGACACCGCCTGGACGCTGCGCTCGGTGCAGGAGCATTACCCGGCCATCAAGTTCCACCTCACCTCCGACTTTAAGTTTGATGCGGTGAAGTAA
- the nudC gene encoding NAD(+) diphosphatase, giving the protein MNYFSHNPLNRFAEIRADASQIAQLWENNRARVLVVLDNLSLLTADAKATAMLPRAAAADLLQAAVVRVYLGSEGEVPYFALGFAKEQENEIAAYLPSGHAWHDLRQVALQLPKEQGALLAYARGMVHWHLHHRYCANCASPTTSEQAGHVRYCTNPACKRHHFPRTDTAVIVLISEGDTCLLGRQQVWPEGLYAVVAGFLEPGETLEQAVAREAMEETGVTLQRISYHSSQPWPFPGSIMVGFEALAANRTIQVDHVEMEDARWFTRDEIVAGLQDNTLRMPPQFSIAFRLIRDWFNAAGKYKLEDLVAAASA; this is encoded by the coding sequence ATGAATTACTTTTCACACAATCCCCTGAACCGCTTTGCAGAGATAAGGGCAGATGCTAGCCAAATAGCGCAACTGTGGGAGAATAACCGGGCGCGTGTGCTGGTGGTGCTGGATAACCTGAGCCTGCTCACCGCCGATGCAAAAGCCACAGCCATGCTTCCACGTGCTGCAGCAGCGGACTTGCTGCAGGCAGCGGTGGTGCGGGTATACCTGGGGTCGGAGGGGGAGGTGCCCTACTTTGCCCTTGGCTTTGCGAAGGAGCAGGAAAATGAAATAGCTGCATATCTTCCGAGTGGCCATGCCTGGCACGACCTGCGGCAGGTAGCACTGCAGCTTCCGAAGGAGCAGGGCGCGCTGCTGGCTTATGCGCGCGGCATGGTGCACTGGCACCTGCACCACCGCTATTGCGCCAACTGCGCCAGCCCCACCACCAGCGAGCAGGCGGGGCATGTGCGTTACTGTACTAACCCCGCCTGCAAACGGCATCACTTCCCGCGCACCGACACGGCTGTGATCGTGCTGATTTCAGAGGGCGATACGTGTTTGCTGGGGCGCCAGCAAGTATGGCCAGAGGGTCTATATGCGGTGGTGGCCGGTTTCCTGGAGCCGGGCGAGACGCTGGAGCAGGCGGTTGCCCGCGAGGCCATGGAGGAGACGGGCGTAACGCTGCAGCGCATTAGCTACCACTCCTCACAGCCCTGGCCTTTCCCGGGCTCCATCATGGTGGGCTTTGAGGCCCTTGCCGCTAACCGCACCATACAGGTAGACCACGTGGAAATGGAAGATGCGCGCTGGTTTACGCGGGACGAGATCGTAGCCGGTCTGCAGGACAACACCCTGCGCATGCCGCCCCAATTCTCCATTGCCTTCCGCCTCATCCGGGATTGGTTCAACGCTGCGGGCAAGTATAAACTGGAGGATCTGGTAGCGGCGGCATCTGCATAA